From the genome of Vicia villosa cultivar HV-30 ecotype Madison, WI linkage group LG2, Vvil1.0, whole genome shotgun sequence, one region includes:
- the LOC131649586 gene encoding uncharacterized protein LOC131649586: MKIVIATRVNQFFIEVGAQETVVEIKRKIEQIHGVPVAYQILTVSGWELVDGLDMEDYPIVTEGTKVDLTIKPGESDTINYNSKMQITIKFPAKRTNIEVDQTDTVHSLKEKIHIIDSAPIKRMSLFFLGKELDDDFRNLNEYGICEFSEIIVFLRTTHRSKEPAARKVSFVVQTSTSLLNAATIPMEMRDISTINDLKQLLLCRKILPVDDYLFIHRQRIMRDSCSLRWHGVENGDYLYVFKGTVSRSA; the protein is encoded by the coding sequence ATGAAAATTGTCATTGCCACAAGAGTTAATCAATTTTTCATTGAAGTGGGTGCCCAAGAAACAGTTgttgaaatcaaaagaaaaatagaacAAATCCATGGTGTTCCAGTGGCTTACCAAATCCTAACAGTTTCTGGATGGGAACTAGTTGATGGATTAGACATGGAAGATTACCCAATAGTCACTGAAGGCACAAAAGTTGATCTCACCATCAAGCCAGGGGAGTCAGATACCATTAACTATAATAGCAAAATGCAAATCACAATAAAGTTTCCAGCTAAACGGACTAACATAGAGGTGGACCAGACCGATACCGTCCATAGCTTGAAGGAAAAAATTCACATCATTGATAGCGCCCCCATCAAAAGAATGTCGCTTTTCTTTTTGGGGAAGGAACTAGATGATGATTTTCGAAACCTAAATGAGTATGGTATTTGTGAATTTTCTGAAATTATTGTATTCCTCAGGACGACGCATCGGTCCAAAGAACCAGCAGCTAGGAAGGTTAGCTTTGTGGTACAAACTTCCACTAGTTTGCTTAATGCAGCCACCATTCCAATGGAGATGAGAGATATAAGCACTATTAATGACTTGAAGCAGCTGCTGCTATGCAGAAAAATTCTGCCAGTTGATGACTATCTCTTTATACACAGGCAGAGGATCATGCGTGATAGTTGTAGTCTTAGGTGGCATGGAGTTGAAAATGGCGACTATCTCTACGTGTTCAAAGGGACGGTTAGTCGCAGTGCCTGA
- the LOC131651638 gene encoding APO protein 4, mitochondrial-like, which produces MAFRKMFLNDLLLYEKLGGYCFGSFGRFYATKVDLRKLRPMILKRIEKRARLYPVRSMVPVANEVLLARNILVHGVSTLLNSLPLMACKFCPEIYIGEQGHLIPTCWGYKHRAKNRVHEWVKGGLNDILVPVETFHLNNMFQSVIRHSQRFDFDRIPAVVELCWQAGADPHDENLNSSSWNLEATNGNVDGTESLSPNDLALIAKNTLEAWETLRSGMEKLLLVYPVKVCKYCSEVHVGPSGHEARLCGVFKYESWKGGHFWTKANVDNLVPPKIVWRRRPHDPPVLVNEGRDFYGRVPAVLDLCTKAGAIAPAKYNIMMKVQGLSGPVNYKILQGH; this is translated from the exons ATGGCTTTCAGAAAGATGTTCTTGAACGATCTTCTTCTATACGAAAAATTGGGTGGCTATTGCTTTGGGAGCTTCGGTAGATTCTATGCTACCAAAGTGGACTTGAGGAAACTCCGACCCATGATTCTCAAGAGAATTGAGAAACGTGCCAGACTTTACCCTGTTCGTTCCATGGTTCCTGTTGCCAATGAGGTTTTGCTTGCTAGGAATATTCTCGTTCATGGTGTTTCAACTCTCCTCAATTCATTACCTCTCATGGCTTGCAA ATTTTGTCCAGAGATATATATCGGTGAGCAGGGACATTTAATTCCAACTTGCTGGGGTTACAAGCACCGTGCCAAGAACAGGGTTCATGAATGGGTCAAAGGTGGCTTGAATGATATACTTGTTCCTGTTGAGACGTTTCACCTTAACAACATGTTCCAAAGTGTTATTAGGCATAGCCAAAGGTTTGACTTTGATCGCATCCCAGCTGTTGTCGAACTATGCTGGCAAGCAGGGGCTGATCCGCACGATGAAAATCTTAATTCAAGTAGTTGGAACTTGGAGGCTACTAATGGCAATGTCGATGGTACCGAGTCTTTGTCACCGAATGATCTCGCTTTAATAGCAAAGAACACTTTAGAAGCTTGGGAGACTCTCAGGTCTGGGATGGAGAAATTGTTGCTGGTATATCCAGTAAAAGTTTGTAAATATTGTTCAGAGGTTCATGTGGGGCCGTCTGGCCATGAAGCTAGGCTCTGTGGAGTGTTCAAGTATGAGAGTTGGAAAGGAGGTCATTTTTGGACGAAAGCTAATGTGGATAATTTAGTGCCCCCAAAGATTGTATGGAGACGAAGGCCTCATGATCCTCCTGTACTTGTGAATGAAGGAAGAGACTTCTATGGACGTGTTCCAGCTGTTCTGGATTTGTGCACGAAAGCCGGTGCCATTGCGCCCGCAAAGTATAATATTATGATGAAAGTGCAAGGTTTGTCTGGTCCTGTCAATTATAAGATTTTACAGGGGCATTAG